From Quercus robur chromosome 8, dhQueRobu3.1, whole genome shotgun sequence:
TCCAGTCACTGTGATCAATATAGCTTGTAGCCTTGTACTTCTCATATAGTTGTATATCTCATTTGTAGATTGTTGTTTGACCTGATCGCAAGGCATTGCAAATTCTCTAAACAtgcaatcatttttttttttcttgtgccCAATACAGGGTCTAATCTCTATTTTTGGATAGCAATCATTCCTATTTCAGTaagttctctttttctttcttctttttttttttttttaatttattttttatttattttttttttttttcatttgtagcTTTAACAGTTATGCGGATTCAATACATTGTACATTCTAAGGTGGTAGCATAGATGTGCATTGACAAACTGACAGTTGCATAAAAAATCGAAAgatttccctttcaaaaaaataatcaacAATCAACATATTTCACCTTAAAACTAACAATTCGATCAAGAGGtgggaaatgaatggaataaaAAGGATCTAAAAGGGATATTCCATCTATTcacttatttgggagtttagtTGGAAGGAATAAAATAGTTACAAGGGaatgatcattccattccacTCCTCCCTAAGCATTCTTCTAAAAAATGGAAGAAATCATTCCTTTAATGAAATGGAGgtgaaatataatttttatgattttatccctattttttaaaatgaaaaataaaaagtgatggGTAtgttagtaaatatatatattcattttcatttttcttattttatgaactcccaaacacATTAGAAAAAATACAACATATTCTgttccatttatttattatctatccattccattcttttacAAACTCCCAAAAATAGTGTAAATCTCCTGTAGGAGGATCTACAACAGGAGCGAAATTTCTAAGTTAACCTTCATCTGTCTTAAATTTGTTCAATGACTGCAATTTCCTCACGTGCATGTAAGTTAATTTGTTCTACATGTTCTTGTGCAGCTTGTTCTTCTGGTGGGCACAAAGTTGCAGCATGTAATTGCAACCTTGGCAATAGAGAATACTGGATCCTTCTCAGGAACAAAGCTGAGGCCTCGAGATGATCTTTTCTGGTTTAAGAGGCCAGAACTATTGTTGTCCTTGATCCATTTTATTCTGTTCCAGGTTGGCAAAAGGCATCTACAGTTCCCTTTTTCTTTGTCCCTAATGATCTGTTCTCTACTGGTTTAATATTGAATAGGAAAATTGATAtgcttgtttctttctttttcttaactCTTTGCAGAACGCATTTGAATTGGCTTCATTCTTTTGGTTCTGGGTACTTCCTCTTCCTTAACTAGATTGGTATTCATTTTGAGTGCTGGAGAAGACTTCTTCCGCACAATATTGAACAATGTTATATTGACttggaaaattatttcatcTTACATAGATTAGTGGAGAAAATGATGTGATTTTGACAAGCtgtttaaaatatttacaaagcATTTAGTGGTtacaaatcattaaaaaaaaaaaatttcctggtTTACTTAATATGCAAGGATGTAGTATCTGAGCATTTAAACtaaattatctttatttttgtgACTGCAGTGGCAGTTTGGATATAATTCTTGCTTTATATGGAATCATACGCTTGTGTACTTGAGGCTGATTTTGGGGTAGGCATCCTTTTGAACCAGTTGTGATGAtcttgtttagaattttttatcaATGGGCCCTTTTTTACTGTCATGTACCTGTAGGTTTGCTGGACAATTCCTGTGCAGCTACAGCACCTTGCCACTATATGCATTGGTTACTCAGGTATTATTGTCTAAATGGTCAGTTGGAATTTAGCATGTGCATGAAAGCATGTATTTATTTGTATCTCCTGAGACAAATTTGATTGCTAATGTGATTAACTAAGGAACTTCGATTACTTTTACAACAAAAGCAAAGTAATTACTCCATAATatttggaaaggtatttggaaagTCAAGGCTCCTAGGTGTGTTTCCTTCTTTATTTGGACTGTAGCTTGGAATAGGATTTTTACGGGTGATAATTTGAGACTTAGGGGCTTTGATTTTGTTGGCCGATGTATTATGTGCCGTTGTTGTGGGGAGACTATAGATCACTTACTGGCTTACTGCTTCATTGTGAGATGGCTCATTGATTGTGGAAATTTGTTTTCAAGTCTTTTGGGATTTTGTGGGTCTTACCTAGTACAGTTTCAGATTTGCtctttggttggtggaattggttagGGAAGCATTCCTCAAAAATTTGGAACTTAGTACCATTGTGCCTAcagtggtgtatttggagggaacgTAATCAGTGAACCTTTGAGGACTTAGATAGTTCTAGAGATCAGCTGCTTTGTTCTTTTAGTGGATCTTTGTTTGACTGGTctcgggcttggggactcacttctagtgattctctcccctTTTTCCTAAACACTCTTCtcctttgtaattaattttctgttttgttttcttttctctgtatTTTTGGATTGCTTTATGCTTTTCATGTATAAAGTAGCTTCTTGAATatatacatctttcttacttatcaaaaaataaaataaaattctaggTGGGAACTGTTATCTTTGAGAACATGCTTATGGTCAATGCATTttgaaattaactttttttataggaaaatacaACACACACCCAGATAAATATGTTTCATCTCTTACCATGCTTTAACCCCCTGATCAGCCATGCTCAGTTATCTTCCTCTATGGGGGATGGACAATGAAGCCTTCTTTCTAACACAATGAATCCGTACAACTAACTATTGGATTTTCTGATTCCAGACATATACAGAACATTTTAATTAAGTGTGCAAATTTGAGTGTGTAATTAACGTTTGCTAGTTATATTGCTTGCCAGATAATTTCTGAATGCCTGTAAATGACATGACATGTTCAGCCTCTGTTATCGTTTTTGCTAGTTTTGTTAATTCTTGATATTCTTCTATTAAAATTTAGCCTGACATTACTACTAAATTTACTCTTTCCCTTCCATGTTATTATGTAGCAGTAAATCACTAACACAATGTTAGTGTTAGGATAGTGGATTGCCTCATTCTGATGTCTGTTGTTGTTTAAGATAGGCTATGTATCACAAGATTGTAGTATTTTACTTAACACAGATGCATCAAGTGAAGCATTTAATAATAGATCTCATTAATAGCAGCAGATGTTTTGTGCCTTCATATTTTTATCTACTAAATATCCTAAAAGCAAggagttaatttttatttttcattttcagatggGAACAAACTATAAGGCAGCCTTAATTCCTCAGAGAATAAGGGAGACTATACATGGATGGGGGAAGGCAGctaggaggaggaggaggtttGGTAATTTTGCTGATGATTCCACCATACACACAGACACAAGCACAGTAATGTCACTTGAGGAAGATGATCATGAGGAAGATGATCATGAGTTGTTTGATGCCCCTGGAACCGCCAATGGTGCATTCACCGATATTGAGTTACAGCCATCCGCTAATATTACAACCAGCCCTTCCCCTGTTTCTAATGAAACCTCAAGCAGGGCCGGTACACCCCTCCTTCGACCCTGTGCTTCAGTTTCTTCACCAGTCACAATGACATATGAGTCATATGGTATTCCAAGATCTTGTTCTTTGCCAACCAGAAGAGAGTGAATCAATTAAGATAATGATGATGAAAACAGTAGACATATACCACATTTGATAAAATTAGGTTTTACTTGGATTCCCGAAAGAAAGAGATGTGCTTGATAGATGCTTCCCTTTTTGTAATCGTCCTCGCTAGGTTATTTCTGAGATCCAATGAAAGGGTAAAGCTCACAGAATAGTTACAGGATACTAGTTGTAAGATTATTAAGTAGATACCAATGTACAAGCTTTTGATGTAACATATACATGAAACTTCCAAAATGTATACTCGCAGATAGAAGTGATGATATGAGGTTATAGTTTCTAAGCTTTTATCATTAAACATCATCCCCTTTTTCGGtagagtaaaataaaaataagtatatACAAACATGCAAGGAATGAGAGACTTTTGCAGCCTAAAATGTTAAGATTTGTAgcaaattattcattttaatcCAAACCAACCAAATGTTATATCTCTCCGAGCCATCTGAACAATATTCGTTAGTATCTCCCTCTTATTTCTTGATCATTAGTGACTAATCCTGAGATTTGAGCGGTTTGTAATGTATTCTTTCCATTAAAACCTCAAAGATCATCCTTGGTTTGAGTTGTTGTCAATGCTACTTAAAGGGTGAAACGGATAGTAGCAAATGCAAGCCATTTTCATGCTGCATTAGAAGGAAAGTAAATCATGCcacttcaaaaccaaaaaaataaaattaaaattaaaaggaaTGGGGGAAGTGGGGGGAGGAAAAGTATTGATAATTCTCGGGAGAGTTATGCCATGTACTCTAATTGCTCAGTGATGAATATTTTGCTTTATACGTACACATATCTTGTAAACGTAGAGCAGTCAGTATAGATCCCACAAAGCTTTGGTTTTAAGAGACGAGGCTTTCATAATTCTATATTATTGGATCATAAAAATATACGTGTATATCTTATTAGAAAATGAGCCAATCTTAGAAGCTTTTATTTGGAGCTATCAGGCATCTCAATTGCATGACCATGGGCTTCATTTGTTGGCTCATCTAAGAAAGCCCTTAGTCTCCTCCTTGGATGACGCTACTATATTTTGGGTGATTAGCGCCTACACCACCGAATCCAACCCCATATCCACTACCCGAGCCAAACCCACCACCGCTTCCATAACCTGACCCGTATCCCATCCCACCACTTGTGCCATAACTAGATCCATCACCAAATCCTGGTCCAAATGTGCCACCACCTCCATGCCCAAATCCAACTCCAACACCTCCTCCTGGAGCATACCCAATACCACGTCCGTTCCCATATCCACCACCCCCACCACCAAAGTTGCCACCACTACTAATACCAATGCCAGTTCCCACTCCCTGACCACCAAAGTCACCATCACTACCAATGCCAATTCCCACCCCTTGACCACTAGTAATACCACATTTACCAGTGTCAACGCCAGTTCCTACCCCTTGACCACCAaagccaccaccactaccaaaGCCTTGACCACTAGAGCCACCACCACTGCCAAAGCCAATGCCAGTTCCTACCCCATGACCACCGAAACTTCCTCCATTACCAAAACCAATGCCAGATCCTTGCTCTTGACCACTAGAGCCTCCACCACTACCAAAACCAATACCAGTTCCCACTCCTTGACCACTGAAGCCACTACCACTACCAAAGCCAATACCAAATCCTTGCTCTTGTCTACTAGAACCACCACTATTGCCAAAGCCAATGCCAGTTCCTACCCCTTGACCATTGGAGCCActgccaccgccaccaccaccattaccAAAACCAATACTAGATCCTTGCTCTTGACCACTAGAACCACCACCATCGCCAAAGCCAATGCCAGTTCCTACTCCTTGACTATCGGAGCCAATGCTGCTTCTAACACCTTGATTACTAGAGCCACTACCAAAGCCAATACCAGATACCTGCTCTTGACCACTAGAACCACCACCTTTGCCAAAGCCAATGTTAGTTCCTACCCCTTGACCACTAGAGCCATTGCCATTACTAAGACCAATGCTAGATCCTTGCTCTTGACCATTAGAACTGCCACCATTGCCCAAGTCAATGCTAGTTCCTACACTTTGACCGTCGGAGCCATCATCATTACCAAAACCATTGCGAGATCCTTGCTCTTCACTGCTAGAGCCTCCATCCCTGCCAAAACTAGTGCTAGTTCCCACACCCTGATCACTGGAGCCACCACCCTTACTAATGCCAATGCCAAATCCTTGCCCTTGACTATCAGAGTTACCACCACTACCAAAGCCAATGCCAGTTCCTCTACCTTGGCTACTAGGGTTGCTACCACTACCAAAGCCAATGCCAGTTCCCCCTCCTTGACCACCAAAGCCACTGTTGCTACCACTAAAGCCACTACCGCTACCAAAGCCAAGGCCACTTCCTACCCCACTACCTAACCAACCTAAAAGAGAGTCTTCGAGTTTTTGGTCACCATGGGTGTCCATGAGCACCCTGGCCCTGCCGAAGCTTAAGCATACAAACACCAAGAAACCCACGAAGGCAAATCTTAGTATGGCCATCTTTATTTATGATCTTGCGTGCTTTGCAttgcttttgaaaaattgaatgtCCTCGgttatttatacttttatacTAAGAGCCCTTTCACGGCTTTGTTGAAACAAACCGAGTGCTTGCGTGAGATGGCAAAGCATGTGCAAGCACCAAAAGCATCACATTGGTTTGTTACGTTATCTCTCGAGTCATGAGGGTTGTGTGAGTGGCAAGGTAGGGAATACGTGCAGTCTCTGTAAGATCAACCCCTTCTTTACAGAGCCCTTACGCATATACCGATTTGAccttatttttttgttacaGTAAAGACCCAAATTTAAATATCACATTGGAAGTAAATACTCTCCTACTTTCATATTTCTACTTTTTGACCTTTCCTTTTCCGTTTTATTCTTTAACTTACTAAtagttttttccccttttttttccttagtaaATGAATTTACTAATTAGCCTTGAAGGCATGAGAATATTACGTGCCCAAAATGATAACTAGTTTGGATTTCTGGTATTTCCAAGAACATATATCATTTAAATACCATCCTCCAAAACTTCAATAACCATCAAGATAACTATGTAGACCTCAAAAAGGGTTGAGAAacatgtaaaaaattaaaatgtttggTGGCAAGTATTCATTATTACTTCTAACATACTACTATCATCCTtctaaagaaaatagaaagaaaacccTGTGTCATCAATAAAATTGATGTCATATGAGGGGGGAAAAAGGATTAAGAAACTttcaaaggggaaaaaaaaaagtttaagaaaCATTTGACATAAACAGATGGCCCAATTTGGAAACTTGGGGAAGCTCTTCAAAAAGTTGTTAAAAGCATCTCATcatttatatatgtaagaattcAAACATCCTCACCACCTCCTTCACCTTCCATAGCCTTCAAATTTTCAGCCATCATCCGTTCCCTGTTCTTTATTTGTCTATCTACGGCAACCATATATAGGCCTAAAGGGTAGTAATCACCACCAAGAAAAGAGAATAggaagataaagagaaaaacGTTTGTTAGGCAATATGACAAAGAACTCAGAACTTATATAAATTTGGTCAATAAGATATTTGGAATAAAACTATGAAAGGGTAATGGATGCATACCAACCGCACTTCCAAGTGCACAGACCCACAGAACCCTCATAGACCACTTATCTGGTATAGCTCCCCTGCCTCCCATGTCTTGCTGCCAAAACACATTGCATTGCTTTAAGCATAGGAGCATTCCAAATACTAAACATAATTGCTAGTCTTACAGGGTATTAAAAGTTATCCAGAAGCTTTTAAGATCAAACACCTATAATGGAATCTGATTATCAAATACATGACTTACAGAAGTCTTTACCTAATCAACAGAATAGTTCCAATCCCAGTGAAAAACCGACCTATATTCAAATTGCAGTTACTGAAGAAGCAGTGATACATGGATAATGTATCAACTAAAATTAATGATGTGCTGATGAACTGCAAAATCAGATGGCAGTAAGTGCAGTTGTAGATagctactttttatttatttattattaaaaactgagttttggcc
This genomic window contains:
- the LOC126694974 gene encoding uncharacterized protein LOC126694974; amino-acid sequence: MGGRGAIPDKWSMRVLWVCALGSAVGLYMVAVDRQIKNRERMMAENLKAMEGEGGGEDV
- the LOC126696031 gene encoding glycine-rich cell wall structural protein 1-like; amino-acid sequence: MDTHGDQKLEDSLLGWLGSGVGSGLGFGSGSGFSGSNSGFGGQGGGTGIGFGSGSNPSSQGRGTGIGFGSGGNSDSQGQGFGIGISKGGGSSDQGVGTSTSFGRDGGSSSEEQGSRNGFGNDDGSDGQSVGTSIDLGNGGSSNGQEQGSSIGLSNGNGSSGQGVGTNIGFGKGGGSSGQEQVSGIGFGSGSSNQGVRSSIGSDSQGVGTGIGFGDGGGSSGQEQGSSIGFGNGGGGGGSGSNGQGVGTGIGFGNSGGSSRQEQGFGIGFGSGSGFSGQGVGTGIGFGSGGGSSGQEQGSGIGFGNGGSFGGHGVGTGIGFGSGGGSSGQGFGSGGGFGGQGVGTGVDTGKCGITSGQGVGIGIGSDGDFGGQGVGTGIGISSGGNFGGGGGGYGNGRGIGYAPGGGVGVGFGHGGGGTFGPGFGDGSSYGTSGGMGYGSGYGSGGGFGSGSGYGVGFGGVGANHPKYSSVIQGGD